One Diospyros lotus cultivar Yz01 chromosome 1, ASM1463336v1, whole genome shotgun sequence genomic window carries:
- the LOC127788830 gene encoding acyl-CoA-binding domain-containing protein 1 isoform X2 yields the protein MEDWQQLYQFAQSVLIGVIFSFLLAKLISVVVSFREENLSIVRGEPEASPSESEPIRDGSGEDSDAPSGEKGGGSPSESALTGGDQDSVEDDDDDDDWEGVESTELDEAFNAATAFVAAAAADRLSHRVSNDVQLQLYGLYKIATEGPCTVPQPSAFKMTSRAKWQAWQKLGAMPPEEAMQKYIAIVTELYPTWASGSTSTKGGDSSDAPIGDNKGPMGPVFSMFVYEEESGNELKMDAIHAFAREGDGENLLKCIESGVSVNLKDSEGRTPLHWAVDRGHLDITELLVSKNADVNAKDNEGQGPLHYAAVCEREAIAEFLVKQNANTDLKDSDGNTPLDLCDKNWPCLQSAAA from the exons ATGGAAGATTGGCAGCAGCTCTACCAATTCGCTCAGTCCGTGTTGATAGGCGTCATTTTCTCGTTCCTCCTCGCGAAGCTCATCTCCGTGGTAGTCTCCTTCCGGGAGGAAAATCTCAGCATCGTTCGCGGCGAGCCAGAGGCGTCTCCGAGCGAGTCCGAACCGATTCGCGACGGTTCCGGAGAGGATTCGGATGCTCCGTCCGGTGAAAAGGGTGGTGGTTCGCCGAGTGAGAGCGCGCTGACTGGCGGTGATCAGGATAGCGTTGAGGACGACGATGACGATGACGATTGGGAAGGTGTTGAGAGTACCGAGTTGGATGAGGCTTTTAATGCCGCCACAGCGTTTGTGGCGGCTGCCGCAGCCGATCGGTTGTCGCACAGAGTGTCGAATGATGTGCAGTTGCAGCTCTATGGGCTCTACAAAATTGCCACGGAAGGACCGTGTACAGTTCCCCAGCCATCAGCATTCAAGATGACTTCTCGGGCTAAGTG GCAAGCATGGCAAAAATTGGGTGCTATGCCCCCTGAGGAAGCAATGCAGAAGTATATTGCAATTGTTACCGAGTTATATCCTACTTGGGCTAGTGGTTCAACTTCT ACAAAGGGTGGAGATAGTAGTGATGCACCAATTGGAGATAATAAAGGGCCAATGGGACCTGTTTTCAGCATGTTTGTTTATGAAGAGGAATCTGGAAATGAGTT AAAAATGGATGCCATTCATGCCTTTGCCCGGGAAGGTGATGGAGAGAACTTGCTTAAATGTATCGAAAGTGGTGTTTCTGTGAATTTAAAGG ATAGTGAGGGTCGAACTCCATTGCACTGGGCTGTAGACCGAGGCCACCTTGACATCACAGAATTGCTTGTAAGCAAGAATGCTGATGTAAATGCAAAG GATAACGAGGGCCAAGGCCCATTGCATTATGCAGCCGTTTGTGAGAGGGAAGCTATTGCTGAGTTCCTTGTGAAGCAAAATGCCAACACAGATCTAAAAGACAGCGATGGCAACACTCCTCTTGATCTCTGCGACAAGAACTGGCCTTGCTTGCAATCTGCAGCGGCCTGA
- the LOC127788830 gene encoding acyl-CoA-binding domain-containing protein 1 isoform X1: MEDWQQLYQFAQSVLIGVIFSFLLAKLISVVVSFREENLSIVRGEPEASPSESEPIRDGSGEDSDAPSGEKGGGSPSESALTGGDQDSVEDDDDDDDWEGVESTELDEAFNAATAFVAAAAADRLSHRVSNDVQLQLYGLYKIATEGPCTVPQPSAFKMTSRAKWQAWQKLGAMPPEEAMQKYIAIVTELYPTWASGSTSKTKGGDSSDAPIGDNKGPMGPVFSMFVYEEESGNELKMDAIHAFAREGDGENLLKCIESGVSVNLKDSEGRTPLHWAVDRGHLDITELLVSKNADVNAKDNEGQGPLHYAAVCEREAIAEFLVKQNANTDLKDSDGNTPLDLCDKNWPCLQSAAA; encoded by the exons ATGGAAGATTGGCAGCAGCTCTACCAATTCGCTCAGTCCGTGTTGATAGGCGTCATTTTCTCGTTCCTCCTCGCGAAGCTCATCTCCGTGGTAGTCTCCTTCCGGGAGGAAAATCTCAGCATCGTTCGCGGCGAGCCAGAGGCGTCTCCGAGCGAGTCCGAACCGATTCGCGACGGTTCCGGAGAGGATTCGGATGCTCCGTCCGGTGAAAAGGGTGGTGGTTCGCCGAGTGAGAGCGCGCTGACTGGCGGTGATCAGGATAGCGTTGAGGACGACGATGACGATGACGATTGGGAAGGTGTTGAGAGTACCGAGTTGGATGAGGCTTTTAATGCCGCCACAGCGTTTGTGGCGGCTGCCGCAGCCGATCGGTTGTCGCACAGAGTGTCGAATGATGTGCAGTTGCAGCTCTATGGGCTCTACAAAATTGCCACGGAAGGACCGTGTACAGTTCCCCAGCCATCAGCATTCAAGATGACTTCTCGGGCTAAGTG GCAAGCATGGCAAAAATTGGGTGCTATGCCCCCTGAGGAAGCAATGCAGAAGTATATTGCAATTGTTACCGAGTTATATCCTACTTGGGCTAGTGGTTCAACTTCT AAGACAAAGGGTGGAGATAGTAGTGATGCACCAATTGGAGATAATAAAGGGCCAATGGGACCTGTTTTCAGCATGTTTGTTTATGAAGAGGAATCTGGAAATGAGTT AAAAATGGATGCCATTCATGCCTTTGCCCGGGAAGGTGATGGAGAGAACTTGCTTAAATGTATCGAAAGTGGTGTTTCTGTGAATTTAAAGG ATAGTGAGGGTCGAACTCCATTGCACTGGGCTGTAGACCGAGGCCACCTTGACATCACAGAATTGCTTGTAAGCAAGAATGCTGATGTAAATGCAAAG GATAACGAGGGCCAAGGCCCATTGCATTATGCAGCCGTTTGTGAGAGGGAAGCTATTGCTGAGTTCCTTGTGAAGCAAAATGCCAACACAGATCTAAAAGACAGCGATGGCAACACTCCTCTTGATCTCTGCGACAAGAACTGGCCTTGCTTGCAATCTGCAGCGGCCTGA
- the LOC127797327 gene encoding uncharacterized protein LOC127797327 isoform X2: MSNAAVYTSLAATFVLLTICFLAIQTDNHSDSKPRRPGRRLGYKIPPPIFDPLFVKIEKLSKEKGLDNQKNRLSDELDQEDVDEYLRQGGEINVTLRLIHLFPLVDVAPKDGYVDSNELQAWITQQANDRLTYRTQRELESHDRDGDGAISLREYLHNVPDEDLERNEMGHGEPGWWREQFRNADTDKNGILDFYEFKKPIDQDNDEKLNFEEFKNGAYDTYKNYVELEHGEETVPNPEDMFAKLDLNNDKFLKIEELKPILRYLSPGELSYAKFYMSYLIHQADENGDGKLTLDEMIKHEYIFYNTVYEDGVDNYGDDDYYDHHEEL; this comes from the exons ATGTCAAATGCGGCGGTCTACACCTCTTTAGCTGCCACTTTCGTCCTCCTCACTATCTGCTTTCTCGCCATCCAAACAGACAACCATAGCGACTCCAAGCCTCGCAGACCCGGCCGTCGTTTGGGCTACAAAATCCCGCCCCCAATTTTCGACCCTCTCTTCGTAAAAATCGAGAAATTGTCCAAAGAGAAAGGCCTGGACAATCAAAAGAACCGACTGTCCGACGAGCTCGACCAAGAAGACGTGGATGAATATTTACGCCAAGGGGGGGAAATCAACGTAACCCTAAGGTTGATTCATTTGTTTCCGTTGGTCGACGTTGCGCCGAAGGACGGATATGTGGATTCGAACGAGCTTCAAGCTTGGATTACGCAGCAAGCGAACGATCGACTGACTTACAGGACGCAGAGAGAGTTGGAATCGCATGACAGGGATGGAGATGGGGCGATTTCTTTGCGCGAATATCTGCATAATGTCCCTGATGAAGATctgg AGAGAAATGAGATGGGGCATGGAGAACCTGGATGGTGGAGGGAGCAATTCAGAAATGCTGACACTGACAAGAATGGGATTCTCGACTTCTATGAATTTAAAAA GCCAATTGACCAAGATAATGATGAGAAACTCAACTTCGAAGAGTTCAAAAATGGGGCTTACGACACCTACAAGAATTATGTTGAACTCGAACATGGAGAAGAAACCGTCCCTAACCCAGAAGACATGTTTGCCAAGCTTGATCTGAACAATGACAA ATTTCTGAAAATAGAAGAGCTGAAACCCATACTCCGATACCTTAGCCCGGGAGAACTTTCCTATGCTAAATTCTACATGAGTTATTTGATTCACCAG GCCGATGAAAATGGAGATGGGAAACTAACTCTGGATGAGATGATTAAGCATGAATACATCTTCTACAACACAGTCTATGAGGATGGCGTCGATAATTATGGTGATGATGACTACTATGATCATCATGAAGAACTTTGA
- the LOC127797327 gene encoding uncharacterized protein LOC127797327 isoform X1, translating to MSNAAVYTSLAATFVLLTICFLAIQTDNHSDSKPRRPGRRLGYKIPPPIFDPLFVKIEKLSKEKGLDNQKNRLSDELDQEDVDEYLRQGGEINVTLRLIHLFPLVDVAPKDGYVDSNELQAWITQQANDRLTYRTQRELESHDRDGDGAISLREYLHNVPDEDLERNEMGHGEPGWWREQFRNADTDKNGILDFYEFKNFLHPEDSNVEQIHNWLLTEKIKPIDQDNDEKLNFEEFKNGAYDTYKNYVELEHGEETVPNPEDMFAKLDLNNDKFLKIEELKPILRYLSPGELSYAKFYMSYLIHQADENGDGKLTLDEMIKHEYIFYNTVYEDGVDNYGDDDYYDHHEEL from the exons ATGTCAAATGCGGCGGTCTACACCTCTTTAGCTGCCACTTTCGTCCTCCTCACTATCTGCTTTCTCGCCATCCAAACAGACAACCATAGCGACTCCAAGCCTCGCAGACCCGGCCGTCGTTTGGGCTACAAAATCCCGCCCCCAATTTTCGACCCTCTCTTCGTAAAAATCGAGAAATTGTCCAAAGAGAAAGGCCTGGACAATCAAAAGAACCGACTGTCCGACGAGCTCGACCAAGAAGACGTGGATGAATATTTACGCCAAGGGGGGGAAATCAACGTAACCCTAAGGTTGATTCATTTGTTTCCGTTGGTCGACGTTGCGCCGAAGGACGGATATGTGGATTCGAACGAGCTTCAAGCTTGGATTACGCAGCAAGCGAACGATCGACTGACTTACAGGACGCAGAGAGAGTTGGAATCGCATGACAGGGATGGAGATGGGGCGATTTCTTTGCGCGAATATCTGCATAATGTCCCTGATGAAGATctgg AGAGAAATGAGATGGGGCATGGAGAACCTGGATGGTGGAGGGAGCAATTCAGAAATGCTGACACTGACAAGAATGGGATTCTCGACTTCTATGAATTTAAAAA TTTCCTGCATCCAGAGGACAGCAATGTTGAACAGATTCATAACTGGTTATTGACAGAAAAAATAAA GCCAATTGACCAAGATAATGATGAGAAACTCAACTTCGAAGAGTTCAAAAATGGGGCTTACGACACCTACAAGAATTATGTTGAACTCGAACATGGAGAAGAAACCGTCCCTAACCCAGAAGACATGTTTGCCAAGCTTGATCTGAACAATGACAA ATTTCTGAAAATAGAAGAGCTGAAACCCATACTCCGATACCTTAGCCCGGGAGAACTTTCCTATGCTAAATTCTACATGAGTTATTTGATTCACCAG GCCGATGAAAATGGAGATGGGAAACTAACTCTGGATGAGATGATTAAGCATGAATACATCTTCTACAACACAGTCTATGAGGATGGCGTCGATAATTATGGTGATGATGACTACTATGATCATCATGAAGAACTTTGA
- the LOC127810265 gene encoding importin subunit beta-1 has translation MAMEVTQVLLNAQSVDGIVRKHAEDTLKQFQDQNLPGFLFSLSAELASNDKPVDSRKLAGLILKNALDAKEQHRKFELVQRWLSLDVTVKSQIKTGLLQTLSSPVPDAQSTASQVIAKVAGIELPQKQWPELIGSLLSNIHQLPAHVKQATLETLGYLCEEISPDVVDQDNVNKILTAVVQGMNASESNNDVRLAATRALYNALGFAQANFGNDMERDYIMRVVCEATLCPEVKIRQAAFECLVSISSMYYEKLAPYIQDIFNITAKAVREDQEPVALQALEFWSSICDEEIDILEEYGGDFTGDSDIPCFYFIKQALPALVPILLETLLKQEEDQDQDEGAWNLAMAGGTCLGLVARTVGDDIVPLVMPFIEENITKPDWRQREAATYAFGSILEGPSPDKLMPIVNVALNFMLAALTRDPNSHVKDTTAWTLGRIFEFLHGSAMETPIITQENCQQIVTVLLQSMKDVPNVAEKACGALYFLAQGYEDVGSSSPLTPYFQEIVRSLLTVTHREDAGESRLRTAAYETLNEVVRCSTDETAPMVLQLVPVIMMELHQTLEAQKLSSDEREKQNELQGLLCGCLQVIIQKLGSSEPTKYVFMQYADQIMNLFLRVFACRNATVHEEAMLAIGALAYASGPDFAKYMPEFYKYLEMGLQNFEEYQVCSVTVGVVGDICRALEDKILPYCDGIMTQLLKDLSSNQLHRSVKPPIFSCFGDIALAIGENFEKYLMYSMPMLQSAAELSAHTSGADDEMIEYTNLLRNGILEAYSGILQGFKNSPKTQLLIPYAPHILQFLDSIYMEKDMDDVVMKTAIGVLGDLADTLGSNAGSLIQQSLSCKDFLNECLSSEDHLIKESAEWAKLAIGRAISV, from the exons ATGGCAATGGAAGTCACCCAGGTTCTTTTGAATGCACAATCAGTGGATGGAATTGTACGGAAACATGCAGAAGACACTCTGAAACAGTTTCAGGACCAAAATCTTCCTGGTTTCTTGTTCTCTCTCTCAGCAGAGCTTGCAAGCAATGATAAGCCCGTAGATAGTCGTAAATTAGCTGGTTTGATCCTTAAGAATGCCCTAGATGCCAAGGAACAACACAGAAAGTTTGAGCTTGTTCAAAGATGGTTATCATTAGATGTCACTGTGAAGAGCCAGATCAAGACAGGTTTGCTGCAAACCCTTTCTTCTCCTGTTCCTGATGCTCAATCAACTGCATCACAAGTCATTGCAAAGGTAGCAGGCATTGAGCTGCCACAGAAACAGTGGCCTGAGCTAATAGGATCACTCTTATCAAACATTCACCAGCTCCCAGCTCATGTAAAGCAAGCCACTCTCGAAACTCTGGGTTACTTGTGTGAAGAAATTTCTCCAGACGTTGTGGATCAAGATAATGTGAATAAGATACTCACAGCTGTGGTTCAAGGTATGAATGCATCAGAAAGCAATAATGATGTTAGGCTTGCTGCTACCAGAGCACTGTACAATGCTCTTGGCTTTGCCCAGGCAAATTTTGGCAATGACATGGAGCGTGATTATATCATGAGAGTTGTTTGTGAAGCCACACTTTGCCCAGAAGTGAAGATTCGGCAGGCAGCTTTTGAGTGTTTGGTCTCTATTTCCTCAATGTATTATGAGAAATTAGCTCCATACATACAAGATATTTTTAACATTACTGCAAAGGCTGTGCGGGAAGACCAGGAGCCTGTGGCTCTTCAAGCTTTGGAATTCTGGAGTTCAATCTGTGACGAAGAGATTGATATCTTAGAAGAATATGGGGGTGATTTTACAGGCGATTCTGATATTCCCtgcttttattttatcaagCAAGCTTTGCCTGCTCTTGTCCCCATACTGTTAGAAACACTACTCAAGCAAGAGGAGGATCAAGATCAGGATGAGGGGGCTTGGAATCTTGCCATGGCTGGTGGCACTTGCCTAGGTTTGGTTGCACGAACTGTAGGAGATGATATTGTCCCCCTTGTAATGCCATTCATTGAAGAGAACATCACAAAACCTGATTGGAGGCAAAGGGAGGCAGCTACATATGCATTTGGTTCCATCTTGGAAGGTCCCTCACCTGATAAGTTAATGCCTATTGTTAATGTTGCTCTAAATTTCATGCTTGCTGCCTTGACAAGGGACCCAAATAGCCATGTGAAGGACACAACAGCTTGGACCTTGGGAAGAATATTTGAATTCCTACATGGGTCAGCTATGGAGACACCCATAATTACTCAAGAAAATTGTCAACAGATCGTCACTGTTCTGCTGCAGAGCATGAAGGATGTTCCCAATGTAGCTGAGAAGGCCTGTGGTGCTCTTTACTTCCTTGCTCAAGGATATGAAGATGTGGGTTCATCCTCTCCGCTGACTCCTTATTTCCAGGAAATTGTTCGGTCTCTTCTCACAGTTACTCACAGGGAAGATGCTGGGGAATCACGATTGAGAACTGCTGCGTATGAGACATTAAATGAAGTGGTGAGGTGTTCAACAGATGAAACGGCTCCAATGGTGTTGCAATTAGTTCCTGTCATCATGATGGAGCTTCACCAGACGTTGGAAGCACAAAAGCTCTCATCTGATGAGAGGGAGAAGCAGAATGAACTTCAAGGCCTTCTTTGTGGGTGCTTACAGGTTATTATTCAGAAGCTAGGGTCATCAGAGCCAACTAAGTATGTCTTCATGCAGTATGCCGATCAGATCATGAATCTCTTCCTCAGGGTTTTTGCTTGTAGAAATGCCACTGTGCATGAAGAGGCAATGCTGGCCATTGGGGCCCTTGCCTATGCATCCGGTCCTGACTTTGCAAAGTACATGccagaattttataaatatctgGAAATGGGTCTTCAGAATTTTGAGGAGTATCAAGTCTGTTCTGTCACTGTTGGTGTGGTGGGTGATATATGCAGGGCATTGGAGGATAAGATCTTGCCTTACTGTGACGGGATTATGACTCAGCTTCTAAAAGACTTATCAAGCAACCAGTTGCATCGATCTGTAAAGCCTCCCATCTTTTCATGCTTTGGCGACATAGCACTGGCTATAGGAGAGAACTTCGAGAAGTATTTGATGTACTCTATGCCTATGCTTCAGAGTGCAGCAGAGTTGTCTGCCCACACATCAGGTGCTGATGATGAAATGATAGAGTATACAAATCTTCTGCGAAATGGGATACTGGAGGCATACTCTGGGATACTTCAAGGGTTTAAAAATTCGCCCAAAACTCAATTGTTGATTCCTTATGCACCTCATATCCTTCAGTTCCTTGATAGCATTTATATGGAGAAAGACAT GGATGATGTGGTGATGAAAACTGCCATTGGGGTCCTTGGAGATCTAGCAGATACACTAGGAAGTAATGCTGGTTCTTTGATTCAGCAATCTTTGTCATGCAAAGATTTCTTAAACGAATGCTTGTCCTCAGAGGACCATTTGATTAAGGAATCTGCAGAATGGGCCAAGTTGGCCATTGGCCGTGCAATTTCTGTTTGA